From one Lycium barbarum isolate Lr01 chromosome 6, ASM1917538v2, whole genome shotgun sequence genomic stretch:
- the LOC132600457 gene encoding serine carboxypeptidase-like: MDSSSFSLLFLAIFLVSFSQIALSISPKFLLPSHDEPIISPKKFPITMAEKLIRQLNLFPKHDINIVSSKENSALEANYEQGLFEKKLNISYLGDSGSTVQDLGHHAGYFPLVHTKAARMFYFFFESRSNKNDPVVIWLTGGPGCSSELALFYENGPFKISANMSLVWNDFGWDKVSNLIYVDQPTGTGFSYTSDDSDIRHNEAGVSNDLYDFLQAFFKAHPDYANNDFYITGESYAGHYIPAFASRVHQGNKNKEGIPINLKGFAIGNGLTNPEIQYKAYTDYALDMKLINQTDYDEINKLYPQCQQDIQLCGKGSEDACSAGFSDCTSIFNNILAIAGDINYYDIRKTCEGNLCYDFSRMDTYLNDAQVKKALGVSPDIDFVSCSSEVYSAMQTDWMKNLELGIPSLLEDGINLLIYAGEYDLICNWLGNSNWVHAVEWSGQKDFAAASSVSFTVDGEEKGLQKNYGSLTFLKVKDAGHMVPMDQPKAALEMLQRWTQGKLSS; this comes from the exons atggattcTTCTTCATTCTCTCTTCTCTTTCTTGCTATATTTCTTGTTTCATTTTCTCAAATTGCTCTTTCAATATCACCAAAGTTTTTATTGCCTTCTCATGATGAGCCTATTATTAGCCCAAAGAAGTTCCCAATAACTATGGCTGAAAAACTCATCAGACAACTTAATTTGTTTCCTAAACATGATATCAATATTGTTTCTTCAAAGGAAAATAGTGCACTAGAAGCCAATTATGAACAAGGATTATTTGAAAAGAAATTGAATATATCTTACCTTGGTGATTCTGGCTCCACTGTCCAAGACTTGGGTCATCATGCTGGTTATTTTCCTCTTGTACATACTAAAGCTGCAAG GATGTTCTATTTTTTCTTTGAATCGAGGAGCAACAAGAATGATCCAGTGGTGATATGGTTAACAGGAGGGCCAGGCTGTAGCAGTGAATTGGCTTTGTTCTATGAAAATGGACCTTTTAAAATATCAGCCAACATGTCTCTTGTCTGGAATGATTTTGGTTGGGACAAG GTTTCAAACCTTATATATGTTGATCAACCAACTGGAACTGGTTTTAGTTACACTTCTGATGATAGTGACATTCGTCACAATGAAGCTGGTGTAAGCAATGATCTTTATGATTTCTTACAG GCCTTCTTCAAAGCTCATCCTGATTACGCAAACAATGATTTCTACATTACTGGAGAATCATATGCTGGACATTATATTCCTGCATTTGCTTCTCGTGTTCATCAAGgaaacaaaaataaagaaggaatTCCCATAAACCTCAAG GGATTTGCCATCGGAAATGGACTCACCAACCCAGAAATCCAGTACAAGGCTTATACTGACTATGCTTTGGATATGAAATTGATCAATCAAACCGATTATGACGAGATAAACAAATTATATCCACAATGTCAACAAGACATTCAGCTTTGCG GAAAAGGTAGTGAAGATGCTTGTTCGGCTGGATTTAGTGATTGCACAAGCATTTTCAACAATATACTGGCCATTGCGGGCGATATAAAC TACTATGATATCCGGAAGACTTGCGAGGGTAACCTCTGCTATGACTTCTCGAGAATGGACACTTACCTCAACGATGCCCAAGTTAAGAAAGCCCTCGGTGTTTCTCCCGACATTGATTTTGTCTCGTGTAGTTCAGAAGTTTATTCGGCGATGCAGACGGACTGGATGAAGAATCTTGAACTCGGTATTCCTTCACTTCTTGAGGATGGTATCAATCTACTCATTTACGCCGGAGAGTATGACCTTATTTGCAACTGGCTTG GGAACTCAAATTGGGTGCATGCAGTAGAATGGTCTGGGCAGAAAGACTTTGCGGCTGCATCATCTGTTTCTTTCACAGTAGACGGTGAGGAGAAAGGACTTCAAAAGAACTACGGGTCTCTGACTTTCCTCAAGGTCAAAGATGCAGGTCATATGGTACCGATGGACCAACCCAAGGCAGCACTGGAAATGCTCCAAAGGTGGACACAAGGCAAATTGTCCTCCTAG
- the LOC132600461 gene encoding vacuolar protein sorting-associated protein 24 homolog 1-like: MEKVMNILKPKANPQQLLRDWQHRLRQECRNIERQIRDIQREEKNVQKAIKEAAKRNDMGSAKSLAKEIVRSHRTVNRLYENKAQLNSISMHLGESVAIARTVGHLSKSAEVMKLVNNLMKAPEVAMTMQEFSKEMTKAGVMEEMVNDAVDSALDSEDMEEEIEEEVDKVLTAIAGETTAQLPQAVRKEKLKQPAVEDAEGADDEEDLEELRARLAKVRS, translated from the exons ATGGAGAAAGTAATGAATATATTGAAGCCAAAAGCGAACCCTCAACAGCTATTAAGAGATTGGCAACATAGGCTCCGACAAGAGTGTCGGAATATTGAACGTCAAATCCGAG ATATACAAAGAGAGGAgaagaatgtacagaaagcaatTAAAGAAGCAGCAAAGAGAAATGATATGGGTTCTGCCAAG TCACTTGCTAAAGAGATTGTGAGATCTCATAGAACTGTGAACCGATTATACGAGAATAAGGCGCAGTTGAATTCAATATCCATGCACCTTGGAGAAAGTGTCG CCATTGCTCGCACAGTGGGACATTTGTCTAAGAGTGCTGAAGTCATGAAGCTCGTCAATAATCTTATGAAGGCTCCCGAAGTGGCTATGACAATGCAGGAATTTAGTAAAGAAATGACCAAG GCTGGTGTCATGGAAGAAATGGTCAATGATGCGGTGGACAGTGCCCTGGATTCAGAAGACATGGAAGAGGAGATTGAAGAAGAAGTTGACAAGGTCTTGACTGCAATTGCTGGTGAGACTACTGCACAACTTCCTCAAGCAGTCCGAAAGGAGAAGTTAAAGCAACCGGCCGTAGAGGATGCAGAG GGTGCTGATGACGAGGAAGATTTGGAAGAACTAAGAGCACGTCTTGCTAAAGTTAGATCCTAA
- the LOC132600306 gene encoding uncharacterized protein LOC132600306 yields the protein MADETTHSIMVQHNGRWDASGRYINFEVEGILYDSKSKFSGLVTVIAAQLGIDTTIQGLEIKYIVSDKCPPMTIHNDMGVHVYLDQKKENKNFFSKYPLCITLRDVALDLIEIQDDGGSSSNSIKFIPSHNGKTDQLNAIVPSVDFVAVECERNGIISDNRYEFVAEKQIYKDKETIVAVMKNYAFSKRFQFRVRRSSSKSYCLECPADDCPWSFKSSTLNDSGLFKIRSFCEQHSCSLKERIYSRRQATTTVVGIMIMDKYEDPKRVYTPKDTTTDMRKQHGLIMTYMQAYRAKEKALNMLRGDPTESYNKLPSYFYILEKTYPGLVVSLEKTAEDRFLYAFVALEPCIRGWEYFRPIVVVDGTHLKSTYEGTMLIASTLHPGGSILPLAYAIVDSENDASWTWFFERFRIAFGERENMCIVSDRHDSIWKTSALVYPGLTHYACIWHLWNNLLKKCRGNKEQVRKLYFALTKAYTLQEFSELMGRLDTIDKKLGVYLFDSGYHKWSRVHATVKRTWTLTSNIAESINNSIVKAREFPICKLMDYMRQLIETWNEKHSEEGRNTFTDLTNEYNKAYEDNKELSHRMTVRASTEFLHTVTDGMKRFSVCLRSKICSCGRFQLDEIPCGHALAAITYRHQHGEDYCSAYYSNKNFKDTYAIPVEPLPCESTWEIPFDVLEQIVLPPNSKRPPGRPSLKRMKPFYEVKFKRAKMTCSKCGIEGHNKKTCSNVTK from the exons ATGGCGGATGAGACAACTCATTCAATAATGGTACAACACAATGGAAGATGGGACGCATCAG GTAGATACATAAATTTTGAAGTTGAAGGAATATTATACGATTCCAAATCAAAGTTTAGTGGTTTGGTCACTGTGATTGCTGCTCAACTAGGAATAGATACAACAATtcaaggattggagattaaataCATTGTTAGTGACAAATGCCCGCCAATGACCATACACAACGATATGGGTGTCCAtgtatatttagatcaaaaaaaggaaaacaaaaacttCTTCAGTAAGTATCCTTTATGCATAACATTGAGGGATGTAGCTTTGGATTTAATTGAAATCCAAGACGATGGAGGTAGCAGTTCAAATTCTATAAAATTCATACCTTCACACAATGGAAAAACTGATCAGTTGAATGCCATAGTTCCCAGTGTTGATTTTGTGGCTGTGGAATGTGAACGAAATGGAATTATAAGCGACAATCGATATGAATTTGTTGCTGAAAAACAGATTTATAAGGATAAGGAAACAATTGTTGCAGTTATGAAGAACTACGCCTTTTCGAAACGATTCCAATTTCGGGTTAGAAGATCTAGTTCTAAAAG CTATTGTCTTGAGTGCCCTGCGGACGATTGCCCTTGGAGTTTTAAATCGTCAACTTTGAATGATTCAGGGCTTTTCAAAATTAGATCATTTTGTGAACAACATTCATGCTCATTAAAAGAAAGGATTTATTCAAGACGTCAAGCAACTACAACGGTTGTTGGAATTATGATAATGGATAAGTATGAAGATCCAAAAAGAGTATACACACCAAAGGATACAACAACAGATATGAGAAAACAGCATGGTTTAATAATGACTTACATGCAAGCTTATAGAGCCAAGGAAAAGGCATTAAACATGTTGCGAGGGGATCCAACTGAATCATACAATAAGTTACCGAGCTACTTTTACATCCTGGAAAAGACTTATCCGGGCTTAGTTGTTAGTTTGGAAAAAACAGCAGAAGACCGTTTCTTGTATGCATTTGTAGCATTGGAACCTTGTATTAGAGGATGGGAGTATTTTAGGCCTATAGTAGTTGTTGACGGCACCCATCTAAAATCAACTTATGAAGGAACTATGCTAATAGCAAGCACACTACATCCTGGAG GTAGTATACTGCCATTAGCATATGCAATAGTTGATTCAGAGAACGATGCATCTTGGACATGGTTCTTTGAGAGATTTAGGATAGCTTTTGGTGAAAGGGAGAATATGTGCATTGTATCAGATAGACATGATAGTATATGGAAAACTTCTGCATTAGTATATCCCGGGCTGACTCATTATGCATGTATTTGGCATTTGTGGAATAATTTACTTAAGAAATGCAGGGGAAATAAAGAACAGGTCAGGAAACTATACTTTGCATTAACTAAGGCATACACTCTTCAAGAATTTAGTGAACTCATGGGAAGGTTGGACACAATAGATAAGAAGTTGGGTGTATACTTATTTGATAGTGGGTATCATAAATGGTCTCGGGTACATGCAACAGTGAAGAGAACATGGACGTTGACTTCAAACATTGCTGAATCTATAAACAACAGCATTGTCAAAGCTAGAGAATTTCCAATCTGTAAGTTAATGGATTACATGAGACAATTGATTGAAACTTGGAATGAAAAACACAGTGAAGAAGGGAGAAATACATTCACTGATCTTACTAATGAGTACAATAAAGCTTATGAGGATAACAAGGAATTATCACACCGTATGACT GTAAGGGCTTCCACTGAATTCCTACATACAGTGACAGATGGTATGAAGAGATTTAGTGTGTGTCTTCGAAGTAAGATTTGTAGTTGTGGAAGGTTTCAACTTGATGAGATACCATGTGGACATGCTTTGGCTGCTATAACGTACAGGCACCAACATGGAGAGGACTACTGCTCTGCCTACTACAGCAATAAAAATTTCAAAGATACATATGCCATACCAGTGGAACCTCTTCCATGCGAAAGTACATGGGAGATACCATTTGATGTGTTAGAACAAATTGTTTTACCACCAAATTCTAAAAGACCTCCAGGGAGACCATCGTTGAAGAGAATGAAaccgttttatgaggtgaaattTAAGAGGGCAAAAATGACATGTAGCAAGTGTGGCATAGAGGGGCACAACAAGAAGACATGTAGCAATGTGACCAAATGA